The genomic window CTTATTTGAAGCAACTTTAGTCTTAAAAATAATTCAGAACCGAGCTTATGACGAACGACTCAACTTTACCCAAAAATGATTTTCTAGGACAACCCAAAGCACTTTTTATTTTATTTTTTACCGAAATGTGGGAACGCTTTTCGTTCTATGGAATGAAAGCTTTGTTGATATTTTTTCTGACCAAATATTATTTATTTTCAGATGATGCTGGAAATTTATTAATAGGTAGTTATGCCGCTTTGGTTTATGCCATGCCAGTTGTGGGTGGGTTTATTGCCGATCGGTATTTAGGATTCAGGAAAGCCATTGTTTTTGGTGGAATATTACTAGTTCTAGGACATCTCGGAATGGCTTATGAGGGAAATGCCACCACAAAAACCCTAACAGGCGAAATAATAAGAGATGAATTTGCGCTTCAAATATTTTATTTATCATTAGCATTTATCGTGATGGGCGTTGGTTTTTTGAAAGCCAATATTTCATCGCTAGTTGGCGAATTATACGAAGAAGGCGATAAAAGACGGGATTCAGGATTTACCATTTTTTATATGGGAATCAATTTAGGATCTTTCTTGGCAACTATAATTTGCGTTTGGTTAGGTGAATCTTATGGTTGGAGCTATGGCTTCGGTGCTGCAGGAATTGGAATGCTTTTGGGATTAATCACTTTTATATCAGGAAGAAAATTATTATTAGGCAAAGGCGAATCAAAAAATCAAGCCTTTTTAGAAAAACGAATTTTTGGTCTAAAAAATGAATGGCTCATTTATACCGTTTGTTCAGCTGCTGCATTTATCGTTTGGCAAATGGTTCAAAGTCATAGTGTTGTTCAAAATTTACTCATCATTGCTGGAGCTATTTCCTTTATTTACATCATTTATTACGCTTTAACTCAATTAGACAAAATAGCCAGAGAACGCTTGTTTGCATTGACTATCTTGATTGTTTTTACGATTATCTTTTGGGCTTTGTTTGAACAAGCTTACACTTCCTTGAATTTGTTTGCCGATAGAGTTTTAGACCGAACTATATTTGGACACACTATTCCTGCTGGACAATTTTTAAGTTTAAATTCTTTGTTCATCATTTTATTAGCACCAGTTTTTGCTTGGTTTTGGATAAAATTAGAAAAATACAATCCGAACACGGCGGTGAAATTCTCTATCGCTTTATTATTAGTTGGTCTGGGGTTTGGTTCATTAGTATTTGGAATCAATATTTCTGAAATGGGAAAAGTAGGAGTGATATGGATTATTTTATTAAACCTTCTTCACACTTGTGCAGAACTTTGTTTGTCGCCTGTTGGTTTATCGGCAGTTACGAAATTATCTCCTGTAAAGATTGTAGGTTTCATGATGGGCGTTTGGTTTTTGGCTACAGCCAGTTCTGAATTTATTGCGTCTATTTTAGCCAATATCGCTTCTGTTGATACTTCGAATGGAGAAGCACCTGATTTGAATTTAGCCAAACAGAGTTACCTCAAACTTTTTGAATATTTATTTTACACCGGAATTGGTTTTGGAGTTTTGCTTTTGGCACTTTCTAAACCCATAAACAAATTAATGCACGGAGTGGACAAAGAATTAAACAACTAGAATCATGACTGAAAATACAACCGACCAATTTTTTAAAAATCCTGTTTTAGGACATCCAGCTGGATTATTTGTACTGTTTTTTACCGAAATGTGGGAACGGTTTTCTTTCTACGGAATGCGTTCTTTGCTGATTTTATTTTTAACAGCATCGGCTGTAGATGGCGGTTGGGAATGGACACGGGAAAATGCTTCTTCACTTTTTGGTTCTTATGTTGGTTTGGTGTATTTGTCCACCATGTTGGGCGGTTATTTTGCCGATAAAATAATTGGTTTCCGTTGGGCAGTTGTTGTTGGAGCTTTACTGATGACTTTAGGACACGCCTCGATGGCTGTTGAAACAGAATTTTCTATTTATCTAGGATTGGTTTTACTGGTATTTGGAAATGGCTTTTTCAAACCGAATATGACTTCGATTATTTCTGAAATGTACAAAGATCGTCCAGAGAAAAAAGATGGTGCTTACACTTTGTTTTACATGGGTGTCAATGCTGGAGCTTTCTTCGGGATTTTGCTTTGTGGATATTTAGGCGAAAAAGTAGGTTGGAGTTACGGTTTTGGTTTGGCAGGAATTTTTATGTTCTTCGGGATGTTGCAATTTTGGTTGTCGCAAAATATTTTTGGCGAAATTGGTTTGAAACCCAGTGTAGAAAGTAAAGCAAAAGCCGAAGCTGCCGATACTGATAAAAGAAATCCATTCACGCCAATACAATTGGGGGTAATAGCCGTAAGTTGCCTATTAGGATTACTATGGATTTTGAACGATCCTGCCTCAAAAATATCAGGGGGAAAAGTAAATATCTTTGTATTTTTGGGCGAAAACGGAAATTCGATTGCCATTGTTACTGCTCTGGTTTTATTCATCCTTTTACTAATTTACCGTTTTACTCAATATTCTCAAATCACAAAAGAGAAATTGATTGCAGTAACCTTTTTTGCTTTTTTAACGATTTTCTTTTGGGCAATATTCGAACAGTCTCCTAACAGTTTAACCATTTTTGCCAGCGATTATACTAATCGCGTTTTAGAAGGCAATTGGAGTGTTACGTTTTTGGTCATCAATTCTTTAATGACCCTTTTACCATTGGCCATAATTACTTGGGTTTTGACTTTATTATTCAAACAAACATTACAGAAATATACAGTTGCTTCCGTAATTTTGAGCAGTAGTTTTGTTATTATTTGGATTATTGCTTTATGGATGTTGGTCAAAGATTATTATTCTGCAGGTTATTTATCGTTGTCTGATGAAACGTTGAATTTATTAAAAATTGAAAAAGTTACCGAAGCCTTAACCGAAGTTCCTGCTACTTGGTTTTCTACATTAAACTCATTATTCATTATAACTTTAGCACCATTATTTTCTAAATTATGGGAAAGCAAATACAATCCGTCTGCCAATTTGAAATACGGAATAGGGATGGGATTACTCGCTATCGGGATGTCTTGTGTGGCTTTTGGCGCAAGCGATATTGAAGCGGGAGCCAAAACTGCATCGGTAAGCATGATTTGGTTGATTTTAGTTTATCTTTTCCACACCATGGCAGAATTGTGTATTTCTCCTGTGGGGTTGTCTTATGTGAGCAAATTAGTTCCCGCTAGAATGATTGCTTTTATGTTTGGAGTTTGGTATCTTGCTGTCGCTATTGGAATGAAAGGTGCGGGTATGTTTGGAGAAAATATCGACAAAATTGCTAACGAACACGGATTGAGTTATTTCTTCTGGATTCTGACGTCGATTTCTGTTGTTGTGGGACTATTTGCTGTTGTGATGTCGCCAGTGATAAAAAAATTAATGCACGGAGTACGATAGCGGCACTGTTTTTGGAAAGATAAATTTTAAAAATTAGATATAAAAATGAAAAAAATATTGATATGCTTATTAGTAGTAATGGCTTCTTTTACGGTTCAGGCACAGGAGCTAAAATGGGAAACAGATATTAACAAAGCCATAACAGTTTCTAATAAAACCAAAAAACCAATGTTACTATTTTTTACAGGAAGCGACTGGTGTGGTTGGTGTATTCGTTTGCAAAAAGAAGTATTAAAAACCCCTGAATTTACCAAATGGGCTAAAGCCAATGTGGTGTTGGTAGAATTGGATTTTCCTAGAGCTGTTCCACAATCCAATGCTTTGAAAGCACAAAATAATGGTTTACAACAAGCTTTTGGAGTGCAAGGATTTCCAACGGTTTATTTTGCAACCGCCAAAATAATAAAAAACAAACCAAGCTTTACTGGTTTAGGAAGCACGGGTTATGTAGCTGGTGGACCTGCTGCTTGGCTGGATGTAGCCAATGGTATTATCAAAAAGAAATAAATTTAGTTTAACCTAAAGAATCCCTTTTCGCCTGTTGCGTGAAAAGGGATTTTTTGTTTGAGGCAAGTCGCTTTCCATAGTTTCTGAATGTTTTTAAAATTGGAAGCATCAGCAACAACAATTTTAGGCTTTGCATACTTTAAAAAACGTTCCAAATTTATTTTTGGCGATTGTGTCAAAACTAGAATATCGGGACGAATGTCTTTTGGATAAACACCCAGACTATCTACAATTAGGATTTTATTTCCATTAAAATACAGTAGGTTTTGCAATCTTTTTTTAGATTTCAAATTACTAAAATTCCCCATAGAATAAGATGAAAGTGTTTGATTTTTGGATACCACTTTCAAAAGACTGTCATTGGCATATAATGTAATATTTTCTCCGTTACGTTCTGCTATCAAAGTATTTTTATTCGAATTAAAAACAACTAATTCTCTTTGACTTTCCACATCATAATGCGTTTTGAAATAGGCGATTTGCAAAACAATAACACTAATCAAAGTTAAAGCCAATCGATTAAAAATTGGTTTTTTGAACCAAAGAACGCTGGCAAAAATCAGTAAATAAATACTCAACAAAAACTGCCAATTAAACGGTATATCACTAATAACAAATTCTTTTAATGAAGCAATGGCGTTTATAATTTTATTCAAAAACCAAATACTCCATTCTAATGATTTGGAAAGAAAGATTGGAACAAAATCAAACGCTGCCAAAATCATTACCAAAACACCCAAGCCCATTATCACTGTCAAAAACGGAATTACCACTAAATTGGTCACAAAAAACAAGCCTGGAAATTGATGAAAATAATAAATACTCAATGGAAAAGCCCCAATTTGTGCTGCAATAGAAACGGTTAGAATTTCCCAAAAATAATTAGCAATTTTGTTTTTCGGTAACCAAATTCCCGCCAATAAAGGCTGTAACCAAAGAATAAAAAATAAAGCCAAATAACTCAATTGAAAACCTACATCGAATAAAAAAGAGGGGTGAAATAACAAAATCAACAACATCGAAACCAATAAAGTGTGGAAGATATTAGTACTTCTTCTTAAATACATTCCGATAGCTACAAACGAGAACATTGTAACCGAACGAATTACCGATGGAGCCAAACCTGCCAACAATCCAAAGGAAAATAACGAAAGTAAAATAATGATTAATTTGATTAACGAACCTCGTCGTGTATTAGGAAAAGGCTTTAAAATAAAAGTTACAAAAACTAGAATAAAGCCAATATGTAATCCCGAAACGGATAAAATGTGTACCGCTCCTGCGTATTGATAATCTTTTATAATGTCGGGAGAAATATCTTGTTGTTGCCCTAAAATTAGAGCAATAGCCACATTCAATTCTGCTTTATTGAAATTACTTTTTTCTAGATTTCGAATAATTTTGTTCCGTAACTTCGATGTATAATACCAAGGGTCTTTTTCAATAATAGAGCCTACTTTAACATCAGAGCCATCGGTATAGATTTGGGCATAAATTTGTTTGTTTTCGAGGTATTTACTGTAATCAAATTGATTCGGATTTTTGGCTGGACTGTTTTGATACAAACTCCCATCGATTTGTAAATGAGTTCCAATTTCAAAAGAATGATTCAAACTGTCTTTTCGAACATTCAAAAGAATTTTACCCGTCTTTTCTACATTATCAATTTGATTGACTAAAACAATATAACGATCATTGTAAACAGAACTTCGCAATTTTTCTCGAATAGTAACTCTAACTAAATGCGGTTTATCAAAAATAGTTTTGTGATGAGTATAATGACTTTTTTGAAATGAATCTGTATGGACAATTTGAGTAATAACACCCGTAACAAAAGCAATAAAGTAAGTAGCTATACCAAAACAGATAGCGTTATCTGTTTTTTTTCTTGACATCAAAAAAGCAATTATCAAAAAGAAAATTCCACCAAAAAGCAATCCCAACATTACTGGAATAGACATTTTAAAAAAATGCGTCAAAACAATTCCTGCTAAAAAACCAATTGTAATTCTCGCTAAAGGGAAGCCTAATACTTTCATAATGCTAAAAATACAATTTTTTTAGTACGAAATAACTTTGAATAAAAATATTACCTCATTTGGATAATAGCAATATTTCATTCATCGAAATTAAATAAGTCAAACTAACGAGATTGAAATTATTCCTCATTATTCTAACCTTAATTTACGAGAAAGCAAGTACTTGCTCCATTTTTTACATCCGAAATAATGAAGAAAAATCAGAGTATTACGAATCTATTCTATCACAATAAAACAAAAATTATTTACAATTTGAAATGATAGAAGCAAACTATTTTAGCAAAAGCATATTACCTCAAATCCTCAACAATCAATCTAGCGGTGTTTTCGCTAGCACCAATTCCACCTAGTTTTTGTTCCAAAACATCGTATTTTTCGAGGAGATTTTTGCGGTAATTGGGCTCTGTAATTTTTCTTAATTCTTCACAAATTCTTTTTTCATTGCAATCGTCTTGAATCAATTCGGTTACCACTTCTTCATCCATAATTAGATTGACCAACGAAATGTATTTCAACGTAATAATGCGTTTGGCAATTTGATACGAAATCCAACTTCCTTTATAACAAACCACTTCGGGAACTTTGAATAACGCCGTTTCTAATGTTGCCGTTCCAGAAGTGACCAATGCAGCGGAAGCATTTCGCAATAAATCATAGGTTTTATTCGAAACGAATTTGATATTTTCATTAGTTATAAAAGCTTCATAAAACGAAAATTCCTGACTTGGCGCACCCGCAATCACAAACTGATAATCTGGAAAATCATTAACCACGCTTAACATCACCGATAGCATTTTAGTAATTTCCTGTTTGCGGCTGCCTGGCAAAATGGCAATAATGGGTTTTTCGTTGAGTTTATTTTCCTTTCTAAAAACAGAAGCTTCAATCGCTGGATGATTCTGAATCGCATCAATCAGCGGATGACCAACGAATTCAACAGGAAAATGATGTTTCTTTTCGTAGAAATCTTTTTCGAAAGGCAAAATCACGTACATCTTATCTACATCGCGTTTGATTTCGGTGATTCTATTTTCTTTCCAAGCCCAGATTTGGGGTGAAATATAATAATGTGTTTGGAATCCGAGTGGTTTTGCCCATTTAGCAATACGCAAATTGAAACCGGGATAATCAATAAAAATAAGTACATCAGGTTGAAATTCGCTAATGTCTTTTTTACAAATTTTGATATTATTCAAAATCGTTCGCAAATGAAAAAGCACTTCTACAAAACCCATAAAAGCCAAATCACGGTAATGTTTGACCAATGTTCCGCCCACATTTTGCATCAAATCGCCACCCCAAAAACGGATATCCGCAGTTGGATCTTCTTTGTACAAAGCTTTCATCAAATTAGCACCATGCAAATCTCCCGAGGCTTCTCCTGCTATTATGTAGTATTTCATTTTACTGTTTTGTTTGTAAAAATTTATGCAAATATCGTAAAAATGGCAATGCAAATCACCGCCAAAATAACGCCTCTAGCCATGGTTTCTTTGTTTAATTTTAGCAAAACGGCAAAAGCCACAAGATCTAAAATAGTTCCAATGGTGATGAGTTTACCCAACTTACCTTCGGCCTTCAAGATTTGAATTCCAGTCTTAAAATCAAAATCGGTAAAAAAAGTAACAAAGAGAAAACAGCCCAAAATAGACATCGTAATTCCTATCGTCCAGCCATAAAACAATTCTAGTTTATTCATTCCAGTTCCAAGTATTAAGTTTTTGAATGGCATGATGCGCTGTCAAATCAAATTGCACGGGAACTATCGAAACATAACCATTTGCAAGTGCCCATTCATCGGTATCTTCGCCATTGTCTTGATTGACAAATTCGCCTGTTAACCAAAAATAATCTCTTCCTTGAGGCGTTTTTCGTTTGTCGAATTTCTCTATCCAAAGTGCTTTTGCTTGACGACAAATCTTTATTCCTTTGATTTCTTTTTCGGCAAGTTTTGGAAAATTGACATTCAAAACCACACTTTCTGGAAGTCCTTTTTCCAAAACTTCTAAAGTTATTGATTTGATAAATGATTTTATAGGTTCGAAATCAGCATTCCAATCGTAATCCGATAACGAAAATCCAATGGCTGGAATTCCTTCAATTCCCGCTTCGACAGCAGCACTCATCGTTCCAGAATAAATCACATTGATAGAAGAATTAGAACCGTGATTAACGCCCGACACACACAAATCTGGTTTTCGTTTTAGCACTTCATTCACCGCTAATTTCACACAATCTACTGGTGTTCCAGAGCAACTGTATTCCTGAATGACATCCGTATCTTTCGAAATTTTATTGATGTACAAAGTATCATTTATGGTAATCGAATGTCCTGTTGCACTTTGTGGGCTATCCGGAGCCACGACTACAACGGTTCCAATTTCTGCCATAACAGCAATCAAAGCTCGAATTCCAGGAGCGGAAATGCCATCGTCATTAGTGACTAACAGTAAAGGTTTATTTTTTTCCATTGGAGTTGTTTTTCAAATTATTGTATAGAAATTCGTGTAAAAAACAGTTGATTCTTCTAGTAAACAAAGTAACAAAATTAATCCAGTTCAAATATTAAACACTAAACAAAAAAACAATTTTATATCTTTAACAAAAAATTATGCGAGTCCCGTATTTCTTGGCATAGTTTTTACCGTAATTTAGTTTTTTTAAAAAATATATGAATACTATTATCGCCTTTATGAAAAGAAATTATAAAATACTCATTGCTGTAGTTTTACTTTCGGTTTCCTTATTTGCCTTCAGAAAAAGTAGCAACACTATTGAAACTTCCGAAAAGGATAAAATGCTACTAGAATTATTGACCTTTGTAATCGAAAAAGGGCATTACAGCCCCAAAACTATTGACGATACTTTTTCGAAAGGTGTTTACAAAGATTACATTCAAGCATTGGATCCATCCAAAAGATTTTTCTTGCAAGCTGATATTGATGAGTTTGCCAAATACGAAACCGAATTGGATGATCAATTGATGAACCGAGATTTGACTTTTTTCAATCTTACTTACGACCGTTTGATTAAAAGAATGGACGAAGCCAAAGTTTTTTACAAAGGAATTTTAAGCACTCCTTTTGATTATTCGGTTGATGAAACTTTCAATACGGATTACGAAAAAGCGCCTTATGCTAGTAACGAGCAGGAATTAAAAGAAAGATGGCGCAAGCAAATCAAACTTTCTACTCTTTCGTCATTGACCGATCGTTTGAAAATACAAGAAAACAAAGAAAAAGGTATTACTGAAAAAGATACTAAAAGCGATTTAGACACTACAAATCCCGTTGAGTTTTCAGAAAACACTGAAAAACCAAAAACCGACAAAACTGCGGATGAAAAGCCTAAAACATTAGCAGAATTAGAAAAAATCACTCGTGAAAGCTCATTAAAATCATTAGACGAATATTTTGGGTTCATGAAAGAATTAACTCGTGATGATTGGTTTTCTATCTACATTAACTCGATTACGGCTCGTTTTGATCCACACACGAATTATTTTCCACCAGAAGAAAAAGAACGTTTTGACGTAAGCATCAGTGGAAAATTTGAAGGAATTGGAGCGCGTCTTCAAAAGAAAAATGACTTTACTGAAATAACCGAATTGATTTCTGGAGGACCTGCTTGGAGAGGAAAGCAACTAGAATCGGGTGATGTGATTATGAAAGTGGCCCAAGGAAATGGCGAACCACTGGATATTGTTGGAATGCGTTTGGATGATGTGGTTAAAAAAATAAAAGGTCCAAAAGGATCGGAAGTTCGTCTTACAGTAAAAAAAGTTGATGGAACAATCAAAACGATATCTATTGTTAGAGATATAGTAGAAATTGAAGAAACTTACGCAAAATCAAGCGTTGTAGAACGTAACGGAATGCGTTATGGTGTGATTTATTTACCAAAATTCTACATCGATTTTGAAAATGCTGATGGTCGTGATGCTGGAAAAGACATTGCTGCCGAAGTAGAATCTTTGAAAAAAGTAGGTGTAAACGGAATTGTATTGGACGTTCGTGATGATGGCGGTGGATCACTTTCGACAGTAGTGGATATTGCTGGATTATTTATCGAACAAGGCCCAATTGTACAAATTAAATCGGCTGACAAACAAAAAGAAGTTTTATACGATCGTGATAAAAAAATCGAATGGGACGGCCCTTTAGTAATTATGGTGAACAGTTTTTCAGCTTCGGCTTCGGAGATTTTGGCAGCAGCCGTACAAGATTATAAAAGAGGAATTATCATCGGTAGCAAGCAAACTTATGGTAAAGGAACGGTTCAAAACGTAATTGATTTGAATAAATTTGTTCGCAGTAGCAGTTCTGGCGATTTGGGAGCATTGAAAACAACGACTCAAAAATTTTATAGAATTAATGGAGGTTCTACCCAATTAGAAGGTGTAAGCAGTGATGTGGTAATGCCAGACAAATATGCTTACCTAAAAATGGGAGAACGTGATGTAGAAAATGCGATGCCTTGGGATAAAATTGATCCAGCACCTTATTCTGTTTGGAAAAACAATGCTAATTTCAATAAAGCGATTGCCAACAGTAAGAAGAGAATTGCCACGAACCCACAGTTTAAATTGATTGAAGAAAACGCCAAATGGATTGACGAAAGAAGCAAAGAAAACTTGTATAGCCTGAAAATGGACAACTTCAAAAAGAGCCAAAAAGCCATTGAAGAAACTAACAAAAAATTCAAAGCTATTGCCGATTACAATTATAATGTAAAATTTACTTCTTTGCCACAAGAAGCTTTAGCGATGCAAAAAGACGCTTCGTTGAAAGAAAAAAGAGTAAGATGGCACGAAAGTTTATCGAAAGATATTTATGTGGAAGAAGCTTTGAATGTCTTGGATGATTTACAATCGAAACCGGTTGTAAAGAAAAACATTCCTGTGACCATGAAAAAATAAATTTATTGAAGAGCAACATTTTTATTTATGAGTAAATTAAATTCTTCATCAACATTTACGCTCCAGAAATTAAACAAAAATTTCTGGAGCGTTTTTGTTTTTAGTTTGGTTTTTATGGTTTTTTCGGCATTTGTTTTTGTACCAAAAGAGACTAAAACAAAAAACACCACATCCAAACAAACTTTTGATTTCTTACCGACATCGACTACCAACCAAATCGTAAAACACGCTTATTACACTTTATCGTATAGCGAAAAACACGAACAAGCAGAATGGGTAGCTTATGAATTGAAAAAGAATTATGTGAAAAATAACGATTTCAGAAGACCTTATTTTATTGAAGATCCGAAAGTAAAAACAGGTTCAGCCGATTGGCGGAATTACAAAAAATCAGGCTTTGACAAAGGACATCTTTGTCCTGCTGGCGATATGGAATTTGATAGCAATGCTTATACCGAAACTTTTTTTACTTCGAATATTTCGCCGCAACTACACGATTTCAATGGTGGAATTTGGAACAGATTGGAACAAAAAGTACGTTATTGGGCAACCAAATACGATGGCGTTTATGTTGTTACTGGTGGTGTTTTACAATCCTCCTTACCAAGCATTGGACAGGAAAAAGTTTCGATTCCTAAATATTTCTACAAAGTTTTATTAGACAATTCCAATGGCAACTATCGAATGATTGCATTCTTGGTTCCCAATAAAAAAAGCGACCAACCGTTGTATGAATTTGTAATTTCGGTAGATCAGCTTGAAAAAATGACAGGTATTGATTTCTTTCACAAATTAGAGGACAAAACAGAAAATCGGTTAGAGAAAGGTAGTGATTATAAGGGGTGGAGTTTTAATTAGGTACGATTTCCAATTCCTAGAAGAGTTTTCAAAAATTAGAATATTACTTTAAGCTGACATAATCCGTACAGAACATTATTATTTTGATACCATCTTATTTCAAAAAAAGCACTTACTGATGTAGTTTCAAACTTAAAATATTCAAAGAAAAGCAAACTTTTTTTTAAATAAAAACACTAAATTTGATAGCATTTAATCGGGTCTAACCTAGCCAAACTTTGTTGAACTTGATACATATTCAAAATTAAATAGGAATTACTAAATAAAAATAATTATGAATTTAAAATTTATACACGACAACAAAGGCAATAAAACGGGTGTTTTTATTCCTATAGAAGAATGGCAAACACTTAAAACAAAATATTCTGATTTGCAAAATGAAGAAGTGGAAAATAACATTGAACTAACTTCCTGGCAAAAAGAAATTCTTGATGAGCGTTTAGATGATTATTACAAAAATCCTAGTGATGTTGTAGATTTTGACACTACAATTGCTAGTATTAGAAAAAAAATATGAGCTATAATTTTGTAAACAAACCCAACGTAAATCAGGACATTGAGGACATTGTTGTCTATTACAAAAACATAAATCCCGAACTTGCCAATGCTATTTTAGACCGAGTGGAAGAAGCTAAAAAACACATTTCGGATTTTCCTCTCGCTTTTCAGATAAAATACAAGAATGTTAGAACCATACTTTTAGAACAATTTCCGTATCATATTCATTATATCGTGGACGATACCAACAAACAAATTGTTGTTCTTGCTATTATACACGCCTACCGAAACCCTAAAGATTATTCGAGGAGATAACAAATAACCAAGCAAATTTGATGGTTTCTTTTTGTCTTAATTGTTTGCCTGCTCAACTGTTTTGGATGCACAGCAATCCGCTAGTTTATACAATGCTTTCATTTCATGGAACACTTTAGCAGGGAATCAAAGCTAGGCAAAGTCTACCGTTTATAACCGTGTTAGAACCGCGCTCATCTATTCCTTCAGTATCAGTAAGTATTCGATGCAAATGAGTTTTAAAAAATTTAGAAAAATAAATACTACTATAAAATAGTAAAGTTTATTTAACCTTTACTTTATAGAAAATAATCACTTCCTTCTGATAAAATTTCACCTGTTGCTCCATCAACTTTAATATACTTGTAGGAACCATCATATTTACTTATATTATATCTTATCAAATAAATGTAACTATCAGTTTCTTTATCCAAACCTCTATTAATTAAGAGATCTTTTTTTTCACTATTCAAGTCTAATTGATTTGTTGTTTTTATCTTTGTTATTAAATCATATACAGAAAAAGGAAAGTTTTCCTCCCAATTTTTTTCTTCCTCTATTTGCCCTTTTTCATTATATCG from Flavobacterium eburneipallidum includes these protein-coding regions:
- a CDS encoding carboxy terminal-processing peptidase translates to MNTIIAFMKRNYKILIAVVLLSVSLFAFRKSSNTIETSEKDKMLLELLTFVIEKGHYSPKTIDDTFSKGVYKDYIQALDPSKRFFLQADIDEFAKYETELDDQLMNRDLTFFNLTYDRLIKRMDEAKVFYKGILSTPFDYSVDETFNTDYEKAPYASNEQELKERWRKQIKLSTLSSLTDRLKIQENKEKGITEKDTKSDLDTTNPVEFSENTEKPKTDKTADEKPKTLAELEKITRESSLKSLDEYFGFMKELTRDDWFSIYINSITARFDPHTNYFPPEEKERFDVSISGKFEGIGARLQKKNDFTEITELISGGPAWRGKQLESGDVIMKVAQGNGEPLDIVGMRLDDVVKKIKGPKGSEVRLTVKKVDGTIKTISIVRDIVEIEETYAKSSVVERNGMRYGVIYLPKFYIDFENADGRDAGKDIAAEVESLKKVGVNGIVLDVRDDGGGSLSTVVDIAGLFIEQGPIVQIKSADKQKEVLYDRDKKIEWDGPLVIMVNSFSASASEILAAAVQDYKRGIIIGSKQTYGKGTVQNVIDLNKFVRSSSSGDLGALKTTTQKFYRINGGSTQLEGVSSDVVMPDKYAYLKMGERDVENAMPWDKIDPAPYSVWKNNANFNKAIANSKKRIATNPQFKLIEENAKWIDERSKENLYSLKMDNFKKSQKAIEETNKKFKAIADYNYNVKFTSLPQEALAMQKDASLKEKRVRWHESLSKDIYVEEALNVLDDLQSKPVVKKNIPVTMKK
- a CDS encoding DNA/RNA non-specific endonuclease, encoding MVFSAFVFVPKETKTKNTTSKQTFDFLPTSTTNQIVKHAYYTLSYSEKHEQAEWVAYELKKNYVKNNDFRRPYFIEDPKVKTGSADWRNYKKSGFDKGHLCPAGDMEFDSNAYTETFFTSNISPQLHDFNGGIWNRLEQKVRYWATKYDGVYVVTGGVLQSSLPSIGQEKVSIPKYFYKVLLDNSNGNYRMIAFLVPNKKSDQPLYEFVISVDQLEKMTGIDFFHKLEDKTENRLEKGSDYKGWSFN
- a CDS encoding addiction module protein → MNLKFIHDNKGNKTGVFIPIEEWQTLKTKYSDLQNEEVENNIELTSWQKEILDERLDDYYKNPSDVVDFDTTIASIRKKI
- a CDS encoding type II toxin-antitoxin system RelE/ParE family toxin, whose product is MSYNFVNKPNVNQDIEDIVVYYKNINPELANAILDRVEEAKKHISDFPLAFQIKYKNVRTILLEQFPYHIHYIVDDTNKQIVVLAIIHAYRNPKDYSRR